A window of the Gemmatirosa kalamazoonensis genome harbors these coding sequences:
- a CDS encoding PEP-CTERM sorting domain-containing protein, whose translation MSPRPRPTSRCLAFTLVLSLLAAAPAHAQYSLMIGDNDGFGFGLPDNASLPCINGIPTSCRWPGPGTAGSLYDGRSAAEQAATNGAEITDVWSALWPQFGPNNFTIGHVIFPVSVPITAATLTVDFGDFQAAQAAGTLLVDFNGVSQNWAFQDGFLRTQVRTFVLDPAVIASINALGGLQITLDHTTSSDLIAFDYFQLDATTQGVPSSVPEPASLVLLAPGLALLGVAARRRRA comes from the coding sequence ATGTCGCCCCGTCCGCGTCCCACCTCCCGATGCCTCGCGTTCACGCTCGTCCTCTCGCTTCTCGCCGCAGCGCCCGCCCATGCGCAGTACAGCCTCATGATCGGCGACAACGACGGCTTCGGGTTCGGGCTCCCCGACAACGCGAGCCTGCCGTGCATCAACGGCATTCCCACGAGCTGCCGATGGCCGGGCCCCGGGACGGCCGGCTCGCTGTACGACGGCCGCAGCGCCGCCGAGCAGGCGGCGACGAACGGCGCCGAGATCACCGACGTCTGGTCCGCTTTGTGGCCACAGTTCGGCCCGAACAACTTCACGATCGGCCACGTGATCTTCCCGGTGTCCGTTCCCATCACGGCCGCGACGCTCACGGTGGACTTCGGGGACTTCCAGGCGGCGCAGGCGGCGGGCACACTGCTCGTCGACTTCAATGGCGTGTCGCAGAACTGGGCGTTCCAGGACGGATTCCTGAGGACGCAGGTCCGCACGTTCGTCCTCGACCCGGCCGTGATCGCGTCGATCAACGCGCTCGGCGGGCTGCAGATCACCCTCGACCATACGACGTCGTCCGACCTGATCGCGTTCGACTACTTCCAGCTCGACGCGACGACGCAGGGCGTGCCGTCGTCGGTGCCGGAGCCGGCGAGCCTCGTGCTCCTGGCGCCGGGGCTCGCGCTGCTCGGCGTGGCGGCGCGGCGGCGGCGCGCCTAA
- a CDS encoding Gfo/Idh/MocA family protein: MTAPLRWGVLGAASIAVRRVIPAMQRSAACRVDAIASRDLAKARAAADALGIPRAYGSYEELLADPEIDAVYNPLPNHLHVPWSERAAAAGKHVLCEKPIALTADEARALVAARDRAGVQIAEAFMVRTHPQWHVARDVVRSGRIGELKLVTGHFSYHRRDPSDVRNRVEWGGGVLLDVGCYPITMSRWLFGAEPAEVVGTLERDPEFGVDRLAAGLLRFPTGMATFGVGGQIVHHQRVQILGTAGRIELEIPFSPPGDHPTRLLVDDGRDVLGTGVESIAVGAYDQFTLQADRFAAAVRGEGPVPVPLEDAIANMAVIDAIFRSVESGRWESPAAS, translated from the coding sequence GTGACGGCGCCGTTGCGCTGGGGCGTCCTCGGCGCGGCGAGCATCGCGGTGCGGCGCGTGATCCCCGCGATGCAGCGGAGCGCGGCGTGCCGCGTCGACGCCATCGCCTCGCGCGACCTCGCGAAGGCGCGCGCCGCCGCCGACGCCTTAGGCATCCCGCGCGCCTACGGGTCCTACGAGGAGCTGCTCGCCGACCCCGAGATCGACGCCGTCTACAATCCGCTGCCGAACCACCTGCACGTGCCGTGGTCCGAGCGCGCCGCGGCCGCCGGCAAGCACGTGCTGTGCGAGAAGCCCATCGCGCTGACCGCCGACGAGGCCCGCGCGCTCGTCGCCGCGCGCGACCGCGCCGGCGTGCAGATCGCCGAGGCGTTCATGGTGCGGACGCACCCGCAGTGGCACGTCGCGCGCGACGTCGTGCGGTCGGGGCGCATCGGGGAGCTGAAGCTCGTCACCGGCCACTTCAGCTATCACCGGCGCGACCCGTCCGACGTGCGCAACCGCGTCGAGTGGGGCGGCGGCGTGCTGCTCGACGTCGGCTGCTACCCGATCACGATGTCGCGCTGGCTGTTCGGCGCGGAGCCGGCCGAGGTCGTCGGCACGCTCGAGCGCGATCCCGAGTTCGGTGTCGACCGACTCGCCGCGGGGCTGCTGCGCTTCCCCACCGGCATGGCGACGTTCGGCGTCGGCGGGCAGATCGTGCACCACCAGCGCGTGCAGATCCTCGGCACCGCCGGCCGCATCGAGCTCGAGATCCCGTTCAGCCCACCGGGCGACCACCCCACGCGCCTGCTCGTCGACGACGGCCGCGACGTGTTGGGCACCGGCGTCGAGAGCATCGCCGTCGGCGCGTACGACCAGTTCACCCTGCAGGCCGACCGCTTCGCCGCCGCGGTGCGCGGGGAGGGGCCGGTGCCCGTGCCGCTCGAGGACGCGATCGCGAACATGGCGGTCATCGACGCGATCTTCCGCTCCGTGGAGAGCGGGCGCTGGGAATCGCCGGCCGCGTCGTGA
- a CDS encoding RidA family protein, which translates to MSLRILSALAALALPVALFAQPVTKDPVARAEFAAASAAAPLSQYVRVGETIYLSGMLGTGADGALAGGGIGPETRQALTNVRAALEKVGATMDDVVKCTVFLADMAEWGAMNEVYTTFFPKHKPARSAVGVNGLARNGRVEIECLAVRGAGAP; encoded by the coding sequence ATGAGCCTCCGCATCCTGTCCGCGCTCGCCGCGCTCGCGCTGCCCGTCGCGCTCTTTGCGCAGCCGGTCACGAAGGATCCTGTCGCGCGCGCCGAGTTCGCCGCGGCGAGCGCCGCCGCGCCGCTGTCGCAGTACGTGCGCGTCGGCGAGACGATCTACCTGAGCGGCATGCTCGGCACGGGCGCCGACGGTGCGCTGGCCGGCGGCGGCATCGGCCCCGAGACCCGGCAGGCGCTCACGAACGTCCGGGCCGCGCTCGAGAAGGTGGGCGCCACGATGGACGACGTCGTGAAGTGCACCGTATTCCTCGCCGACATGGCGGAGTGGGGCGCCATGAACGAGGTGTACACGACGTTCTTCCCGAAGCACAAGCCGGCCCGCAGCGCGGTCGGCGTCAATGGCCTCGCGCGCAACGGCCGCGTCGAGATCGAGTGCCTCGCCGTGCGCGGCGCCGGCGCGCCGTGA
- a CDS encoding sigma-70 family RNA polymerase sigma factor translates to MCSDFDRDPASPAPAGEITALLHAWHGGEADAMERLAPLVYDALRGIAERHMRRERPGHTLSPTALVHEAWLRLDEPSGPPLRDRTHFLAVASRVMRRVLVDHARRGLAERRDARAGIGARPTLKLADASPEEWSVTMLALDDAMDRLTALDPRLQRIVECRFFGGLSEDETAAVLGVSARTVNRDWRRARAWLEAALRE, encoded by the coding sequence GTGTGCTCCGACTTCGACCGCGATCCCGCGTCGCCGGCGCCGGCTGGCGAGATCACCGCGCTGCTGCACGCCTGGCACGGCGGCGAGGCGGACGCGATGGAGCGACTCGCGCCGCTCGTCTACGACGCGCTGCGCGGGATCGCCGAGCGCCACATGCGGCGCGAGCGGCCGGGGCACACGCTCTCTCCCACCGCGCTCGTGCACGAGGCCTGGCTGCGCCTCGACGAGCCGTCCGGTCCCCCGCTGCGCGACCGCACGCACTTCCTCGCCGTCGCGTCGCGCGTCATGCGCCGCGTGCTCGTCGACCACGCGCGCCGCGGCCTCGCCGAGCGCCGCGACGCCCGCGCGGGCATCGGCGCGCGCCCGACGCTGAAGCTCGCCGACGCGTCCCCGGAGGAGTGGTCGGTGACGATGCTCGCGCTGGACGACGCGATGGACCGGCTGACGGCGCTCGACCCGCGGCTGCAGCGCATCGTCGAGTGCCGCTTCTTCGGCGGTCTGTCCGAGGACGAGACGGCCGCGGTGCTCGGCGTCAGCGCGCGCACCGTGAATCGCGACTGGCGGCGCGCGCGCGCGTGGCTCGAGGCCGCGCTCCGTGAATGA
- a CDS encoding protein kinase domain-containing protein: MPLQARLEHALGDGYALERELTPGGMSRLFLATERALERPVVVKLLPPELANDVSAERFRREMLVTARLQHPHILPVLHAGAQDGLHFYVMPFVRGESLRARLERERPVPIADAVRILGEVADALACAHEAGVVHRDVKPENVLLQHGHAVLADFGVARALEPSSGGDRLTSTGLGIGTLGYMAPEQVAGEREVDARADLYALGVMGYEMLAGTQPFAGSTPMRVLAAQLTEIPRPLDELRPEVPAALATLVARLLQREPSARPASAREVLRALEESAAATARPGPAAPDAKRPAQRDPYEFLLATLAPSDRVPPETAARMRTLFVPRSFRKGQAYQRAGEVTTHGAFVVRGLFRWYSVDANGNESILRFSEEGAWVGDLQSFSTGNPTPYYIVAIEPSEVLMIDGHSFERMLEASPDQGRGFRMGLQRSRDATERRMALYLHASAEERYADYAERYPWMVDRVPQHMLASYLGMTPETLSRIRRKLKER, encoded by the coding sequence ATGCCGCTTCAGGCTCGCCTCGAGCACGCGCTCGGCGACGGCTACGCTCTCGAGCGCGAGCTGACGCCTGGCGGCATGAGCCGACTCTTCCTCGCCACCGAGCGCGCGCTCGAGCGGCCGGTCGTCGTGAAGCTGCTCCCGCCCGAGCTCGCGAACGACGTGAGCGCGGAACGGTTCCGGCGCGAGATGCTCGTCACGGCGCGGCTGCAGCACCCGCACATCCTCCCCGTGCTGCACGCCGGCGCGCAGGACGGGCTGCACTTCTACGTGATGCCGTTCGTGCGCGGCGAATCGCTGCGCGCGCGGCTCGAGCGCGAGCGCCCCGTGCCGATCGCCGACGCGGTGCGCATCCTCGGCGAGGTCGCCGACGCGCTCGCGTGCGCGCACGAGGCGGGCGTCGTGCATCGCGACGTGAAGCCGGAGAACGTGCTCCTGCAGCACGGCCACGCCGTCCTCGCCGACTTCGGCGTCGCGCGTGCGCTCGAGCCGTCCAGCGGCGGCGACCGCCTAACGTCCACCGGGCTCGGGATCGGCACGCTCGGCTACATGGCGCCGGAGCAGGTCGCCGGCGAGCGCGAGGTCGACGCGCGCGCGGATCTCTACGCGCTCGGCGTCATGGGCTACGAGATGCTCGCCGGCACGCAGCCGTTCGCGGGATCCACGCCGATGCGCGTCCTCGCGGCGCAGCTCACCGAGATCCCGCGCCCGCTCGACGAGCTGCGGCCCGAGGTTCCGGCCGCGCTCGCGACGCTCGTCGCGCGGCTGCTGCAGCGCGAGCCCTCGGCGCGGCCGGCGTCGGCGCGCGAGGTGCTGCGCGCGCTGGAGGAGTCGGCGGCGGCGACCGCCCGCCCCGGCCCCGCGGCGCCTGACGCGAAGCGACCGGCGCAGCGCGACCCGTACGAGTTTCTCCTCGCGACGCTCGCACCGAGCGACCGGGTGCCGCCGGAGACGGCCGCCAGGATGCGCACGCTCTTCGTCCCCCGCTCGTTCCGGAAGGGGCAGGCCTACCAGCGCGCCGGCGAGGTCACCACGCATGGCGCGTTCGTCGTGCGCGGCCTCTTCCGGTGGTACTCCGTCGACGCGAACGGCAACGAGTCCATCCTCCGCTTCTCCGAGGAGGGCGCGTGGGTCGGCGACCTGCAGAGCTTCTCCACGGGCAACCCGACGCCCTACTACATCGTCGCGATCGAGCCCTCCGAGGTGCTCATGATCGACGGCCACTCGTTCGAGCGCATGCTCGAGGCGTCTCCCGACCAGGGCCGCGGGTTCCGGATGGGGCTGCAGCGCAGTCGGGACGCGACGGAACGGCGCATGGCGCTCTACCTCCACGCGTCGGCGGAGGAGCGCTACGCCGACTACGCCGAGCGGTATCCGTGGATGGTGGACCGGGTGCCGCAGCACATGCTCGCCTCGTACCTCGGCATGACGCCCGAGACGCTCAGCCGCATCCGCCGCAAGCTCAAGGAGCGTTGA
- a CDS encoding Gfo/Idh/MocA family protein produces MPNLTRRDLLKASAAALSATALPSAARGLAATHAAPTSDRRAPRLRFGVVGANHDHIHGMIGAVVRGGGELVSYHIREPEIAAAFARRYPQAKAVADERAVLDDPSIKLVLSSIIPVERAPLGIRVMKAGKDYLSDKPGITTLDQLAEVRRVQAQTKRIYSILYSERLEVPAAVKAGELVKAGAIGDVVQTVNLAPHRINPPSRPEWFWDPAQYGGILTDIGSHQIDQFLFYTGSTKGEVVAAQVGNMHHPEHPKFQDFGDVMLRGDGGTGYVRVDWFTPAGLPTWGDGRLTILGTDGYIEARKYVDIGGLPGGNHLFLVDGKGIQRIDCSKVELPFGRQLVDDVLNRTETAMSQAHCFLATELTLKAQKAATNATKLA; encoded by the coding sequence ATGCCGAACCTGACTCGCCGCGACCTCCTGAAGGCCTCGGCCGCCGCGCTCTCCGCGACTGCCCTCCCGAGCGCAGCGAGAGGCCTCGCCGCCACCCACGCCGCGCCGACCTCGGATCGCCGCGCGCCGCGCCTCCGCTTCGGCGTCGTCGGCGCGAACCACGACCACATCCACGGCATGATCGGCGCCGTCGTGCGTGGCGGCGGCGAGCTCGTGTCGTACCACATCCGCGAGCCCGAGATCGCCGCGGCGTTCGCGCGCCGCTACCCGCAGGCGAAGGCCGTCGCCGACGAGCGCGCGGTGCTCGACGACCCGAGCATCAAGCTCGTCCTCTCGTCGATCATCCCGGTGGAGCGCGCGCCGTTAGGCATTCGCGTCATGAAGGCCGGCAAGGACTATCTCTCCGACAAGCCCGGCATCACGACGCTCGACCAGCTCGCCGAGGTGCGCCGCGTGCAGGCGCAGACGAAGCGCATCTACTCCATCCTGTACAGCGAGCGCCTCGAGGTCCCGGCCGCGGTGAAGGCGGGCGAGCTCGTGAAGGCCGGCGCGATCGGCGACGTCGTGCAGACCGTGAATCTCGCGCCGCACCGCATCAACCCCCCGTCGCGCCCCGAGTGGTTCTGGGATCCCGCGCAGTACGGCGGCATCCTCACCGACATCGGCTCGCACCAGATCGACCAGTTCCTGTTCTACACCGGCTCCACGAAGGGCGAGGTCGTCGCCGCGCAGGTCGGCAACATGCACCACCCCGAGCACCCGAAGTTCCAGGACTTCGGCGACGTGATGCTGCGCGGCGACGGCGGCACGGGCTACGTGCGCGTCGACTGGTTCACCCCCGCCGGCCTCCCGACGTGGGGCGACGGCCGCCTCACGATCCTCGGCACCGACGGCTACATCGAGGCGCGCAAGTACGTCGACATCGGCGGCCTGCCCGGCGGCAACCACCTCTTCCTCGTCGACGGCAAGGGCATCCAGCGCATCGACTGCTCGAAGGTCGAGCTCCCGTTCGGTCGCCAGCTCGTCGACGACGTGCTGAATCGCACGGAGACGGCGATGTCGCAGGCGCACTGCTTCCTCGCGACCGAGCTCACGCTGAAGGCGCAGAAGGCGGCGACGAACGCGACGAAGCTGGCGTAG
- a CDS encoding fumarylacetoacetate hydrolase family protein → MRLYRTAGTPVLEIEGRFHPLAEAWDALIAREDLVAHLRAVASRGRGGVRLDEEILAPVDGQEVWAAGVTYWRSRTARMEESKDAGGGTFYDRVYEAERPELFFKAAGWRVRGPGDAIRVRRDARWSVPEPELALVIGPRGTIVGYTAGNDVSSRDIEGENPLYLPQAKVYDGSCALGPAMLVAEQPLGSETRIAVRIARGGAAVFAGETTLAQMRRTPEELAAWLFRETSFPRGAVLLTGTGIVPPDDFTLASGDEVRIEIDGIGALVNRVE, encoded by the coding sequence ATGCGACTCTACCGCACCGCCGGAACGCCGGTCCTCGAGATCGAGGGCCGATTCCATCCCCTCGCCGAAGCGTGGGACGCGCTGATCGCGCGCGAAGATCTCGTCGCCCATCTGCGTGCGGTGGCGTCGCGCGGCCGCGGCGGCGTGCGGCTCGACGAGGAGATCCTCGCGCCGGTGGACGGGCAGGAGGTGTGGGCCGCCGGCGTGACGTACTGGCGCAGCCGCACGGCGCGCATGGAGGAATCGAAGGACGCCGGCGGCGGCACGTTCTACGACCGCGTGTACGAGGCCGAGCGGCCGGAGCTCTTCTTCAAGGCCGCCGGGTGGCGCGTGCGCGGGCCGGGCGACGCGATCCGCGTGCGGCGCGACGCGCGATGGAGCGTGCCGGAGCCGGAGCTCGCGCTCGTCATCGGCCCGCGCGGCACGATCGTCGGCTACACGGCGGGCAACGACGTCAGCTCGCGCGACATCGAGGGCGAGAACCCGCTGTACCTGCCGCAGGCGAAGGTGTACGACGGCTCGTGCGCGCTGGGCCCCGCGATGCTCGTGGCCGAGCAGCCGTTAGGCAGCGAGACGCGCATCGCGGTGCGGATCGCGCGCGGCGGCGCGGCGGTGTTCGCGGGGGAGACGACGCTGGCGCAGATGCGGCGCACGCCGGAGGAGCTGGCGGCGTGGCTGTTCCGCGAGACGAGCTTTCCGCGCGGCGCGGTGCTGCTCACGGGGACCGGTATCGTGCCGCCCGACGACTTCACGCTGGCGAGCGGCGACGAGGTGCGGATCGAGATCGACGGGATCGGCGCGCTCGTGAACAGGGTGGAGTGA
- a CDS encoding aminotransferase class V-fold PLP-dependent enzyme, which yields MLPRSRHPLSRRAFVGRAAGALGTTLGTAVVADFGTPRRRAIAAAADRLRHGAPADAADDEQFWREVRAAFTVAPSIVNLDNGNVSPSPRVVTESLVRHLEMEQDAPVLVRDMLGPGTANLARELAALLGCAPEEVAVTRNATEALHTVLLGYDLRPGDEVLTTTHDYWAMQNALDQRAARDGIVVKRVAVPVPAASMEQLRETIEGGMTPRTRLVLVSQPVNLTGQFFPVKQICEMAHARGADVVVDGAQGFAHVDFKIADLGCDYYAASLHKWLMAPIGTGLLYGRRDKLAKVWPLLPTAPAAPKDVAWKFMDIGTRSMAPFVAIGDAMHFHETLGAARKEARLRFLTRTWADRLAKVPKVRFSTSFASPEMSCGLASFSLDGVDDDALQRFLRDRLGILVQSIRYDRASFRGVRVTPNVYTSPADLDAFCDAVERVAAKGLPPSGRS from the coding sequence GTGCTCCCGCGCTCCCGACACCCGCTCTCGCGGCGCGCGTTCGTGGGACGCGCCGCCGGCGCGCTCGGCACCACGTTAGGCACCGCGGTGGTGGCCGACTTTGGAACGCCTCGCCGGCGCGCCATCGCCGCCGCGGCGGACCGGCTGCGCCACGGCGCGCCCGCCGACGCGGCCGACGATGAGCAGTTCTGGCGCGAGGTGCGTGCCGCGTTCACGGTCGCGCCGTCCATCGTGAACCTCGATAACGGCAACGTCTCGCCGTCGCCGCGCGTCGTCACCGAGTCGCTCGTCCGTCACCTCGAGATGGAGCAGGACGCGCCGGTGCTGGTGCGCGACATGCTCGGCCCCGGCACCGCCAACCTCGCCCGCGAGCTCGCCGCGCTGCTCGGCTGCGCGCCGGAGGAGGTGGCCGTCACCCGCAACGCCACCGAGGCGCTGCACACCGTGCTGCTCGGCTACGACCTGCGCCCCGGCGACGAGGTGCTCACGACGACGCACGACTACTGGGCCATGCAGAACGCGCTCGACCAGCGCGCCGCGCGCGATGGCATCGTCGTGAAGCGCGTCGCCGTGCCGGTGCCCGCGGCATCCATGGAGCAGCTCCGCGAGACGATCGAAGGCGGCATGACACCGCGCACCCGTCTCGTGCTCGTGTCGCAGCCGGTGAACCTCACCGGGCAGTTCTTTCCCGTGAAGCAGATCTGCGAGATGGCGCACGCGCGCGGCGCCGACGTGGTCGTCGACGGCGCGCAGGGGTTCGCGCACGTCGACTTCAAGATCGCCGACCTCGGGTGCGACTACTACGCGGCCAGCCTCCACAAGTGGCTCATGGCGCCCATCGGCACCGGGCTGCTCTACGGGCGGCGCGACAAGCTCGCGAAGGTGTGGCCGCTCCTCCCCACCGCGCCGGCCGCGCCGAAGGACGTCGCGTGGAAGTTCATGGACATCGGCACACGCTCCATGGCGCCGTTCGTCGCGATCGGCGACGCGATGCACTTCCACGAGACGTTGGGCGCCGCGCGCAAGGAAGCGCGTCTGCGCTTCCTCACGCGCACCTGGGCCGACCGCCTCGCGAAGGTGCCGAAGGTGCGCTTCTCCACGAGCTTCGCGTCGCCCGAGATGAGCTGCGGGCTGGCGAGCTTCTCGCTCGACGGCGTGGACGACGACGCCCTGCAGCGCTTCCTGCGCGACCGGCTCGGCATCCTCGTGCAGAGCATCCGCTACGATCGCGCGTCGTTCCGCGGCGTCCGTGTCACGCCCAACGTCTACACGTCGCCGGCCGACCTCGACGCGTTCTGCG
- a CDS encoding PIG-L deacetylase family protein, with product MRAPNLIAHAAAATLLAPVALAQPAAPRTLVAVFAHADDEGIVGPVLARYAREGAHVYVVVATDGAQGGAHTDIPRGPELARVRADELRCASQALGIREPVTLDFPDAKLGDYAADPSLLYRLTQRIADELQRLRPDAIVTFGPDGATGHPDHRLVGDVVTQLVRAGAPGVPERLFYAWIPVEGMQAMNPRGAPPMLVPQAKYLSMRVSVAPADLDAARRAMACHHTQYSAEVVARIVPLQERTWNGAVSLARAFSTAPGTDLFR from the coding sequence ATGCGCGCCCCGAACCTCATCGCCCACGCCGCGGCCGCCACGCTGCTCGCTCCAGTCGCCCTCGCGCAGCCGGCCGCGCCGCGCACGCTCGTCGCGGTGTTCGCCCACGCCGACGACGAAGGGATCGTCGGACCCGTGCTCGCGCGATACGCCCGCGAGGGCGCGCATGTGTACGTCGTCGTCGCCACCGACGGTGCACAGGGCGGCGCACACACCGACATCCCGCGCGGCCCCGAGCTGGCGCGTGTGCGCGCCGACGAGCTCCGCTGCGCGTCGCAGGCGCTCGGCATTCGCGAGCCCGTCACGCTCGACTTTCCCGACGCGAAGCTCGGCGACTACGCCGCCGATCCGTCGCTGCTCTATCGCCTGACGCAGCGGATCGCCGACGAGCTGCAGCGGCTCCGCCCCGACGCGATCGTCACGTTCGGCCCCGACGGCGCCACCGGTCACCCCGACCACCGCCTCGTCGGCGACGTCGTGACGCAGCTCGTCCGGGCCGGCGCACCGGGCGTCCCCGAGCGGCTGTTCTACGCGTGGATCCCCGTGGAAGGGATGCAGGCGATGAACCCGCGCGGGGCGCCTCCGATGCTCGTGCCGCAGGCGAAGTATCTCAGTATGCGCGTGAGCGTCGCCCCGGCCGATCTCGACGCCGCACGCCGCGCCATGGCGTGCCATCACACGCAGTACTCGGCGGAGGTCGTCGCGCGCATCGTCCCGCTCCAGGAGCGGACGTGGAACGGCGCCGTGTCGCTGGCCCGCGCGTTCTCCACCGCGCCGGGCACCGATCTGTTCCGCTGA
- a CDS encoding GntP family permease, with protein MHPLLILLLGMATVLVAIIAFRVNAFLALIGAAILVSVLAPGDPATKIARVADGFGRTAGSVGVVIALAAVIGAAMTESGAADRIVGGFLNLLGERHDAVALGATAFVLSLPVFFDTVFFLLAPLARSMYARTNRQYLKYLLAMTSSGVATHTLVPPHPGPLGVADALGVDLGLMVLMGVVVALPSAIVGFQFARWRDRTMPIPMRVPIAAHAAPEAQAALPALLPSLLPVVLPVLLIASNTIVDALRTRDAARAALWAAARPVTATIGHPVTALFVSAVIAMWLYARRRRPTRQELAELVERSLMGAGIVILIVAAGGAFGASLQATGIGPVIQGAFARGVSNPGLTVLLLAFVITMVIRAAQGSSTVAMITTAGMLGAMVKGIALPYHTVYIGTAIASGSLMASWMNDAGFWIFSKVGGATEAETFRSWTPLLSIVGLTGLATTLLLARLLPLR; from the coding sequence GTGCACCCGCTCCTCATCCTGCTGCTCGGCATGGCGACCGTCCTGGTCGCGATCATCGCGTTCCGGGTGAACGCGTTCCTGGCGCTGATCGGCGCCGCGATCCTCGTCAGCGTGCTCGCGCCCGGCGACCCGGCGACGAAGATCGCGCGCGTGGCGGACGGGTTCGGGCGCACGGCGGGGAGCGTGGGCGTCGTGATCGCGCTCGCGGCGGTGATCGGCGCGGCGATGACGGAGAGCGGGGCCGCGGACCGCATCGTCGGCGGCTTCCTCAACCTGCTCGGCGAGCGGCACGACGCGGTGGCGCTCGGCGCGACGGCGTTCGTGCTGTCGCTGCCGGTGTTCTTCGACACGGTGTTCTTCCTGCTCGCGCCGCTCGCGCGGTCGATGTACGCGCGCACGAACCGACAGTACCTGAAGTACCTGCTCGCCATGACGTCGAGCGGCGTGGCGACGCACACGCTCGTGCCGCCGCACCCGGGACCGTTAGGCGTGGCCGACGCGCTCGGCGTGGATCTCGGGCTCATGGTGCTGATGGGCGTCGTCGTCGCGCTGCCGTCGGCAATCGTCGGCTTCCAGTTCGCGCGGTGGCGCGACCGCACGATGCCGATCCCGATGCGCGTGCCGATCGCCGCCCATGCCGCGCCCGAGGCGCAGGCCGCGCTGCCGGCGCTGCTGCCGTCGCTGCTGCCGGTGGTGCTGCCGGTGCTGCTCATCGCGTCGAACACGATCGTGGACGCGCTGCGCACGCGCGACGCGGCGCGGGCGGCGCTGTGGGCGGCGGCGCGGCCGGTGACGGCGACGATCGGCCACCCGGTGACGGCGCTGTTCGTGTCGGCGGTGATCGCGATGTGGCTCTACGCGCGCCGCCGCCGGCCGACGCGCCAGGAGCTGGCGGAGCTCGTGGAGCGGTCGCTCATGGGCGCGGGGATCGTCATCCTCATCGTCGCCGCCGGGGGCGCGTTCGGCGCGTCGCTGCAGGCGACGGGGATCGGCCCGGTGATCCAGGGCGCGTTCGCGCGCGGCGTGTCGAACCCGGGCCTAACGGTGCTGCTGCTCGCGTTCGTGATCACGATGGTGATCCGCGCCGCACAGGGCTCCAGCACGGTGGCGATGATCACCACCGCGGGGATGCTCGGCGCGATGGTGAAGGGGATCGCGCTGCCGTATCACACCGTCTACATCGGCACGGCGATCGCCAGCGGCTCGCTCATGGCGAGCTGGATGAACGACGCCGGGTTCTGGATCTTCAGCAAGGTGGGCGGCGCGACGGAGGCGGAGACGTTCCGCTCGTGGACGCCGCTGCTCTCCATCGTGGGGCTCACCGGGCTCGCGACGACGCTCCTGCTCGCGCGGCTGCTGCCCCTGCGATGA